The Pseudomonas sp. LFM046 region CGCCCTACCCCGACCTCGCCGAGGTCCAGGGTCAGGTCGCCGCCAAGCGCGCCCTCCTGGTGGCCGCGGCCGGCTCCCATAACCTGCTGTTCTGTGGCCCGCCCGGCACCGGCAAGACGCTGCTCGCCAGCCGCCTGCCCGGCCTGCTGCCGCCCCTGGAAGAAGACGAGGCGCTGGAAGTGGCGGCGATTCACTCGGTCGCCAGCCACGCGCCGCTGCGAACCTGGCCCCCGCGCCCCTTCCGCCATCCGCACCACAGCGCGTCCGGCGCGGCTCTGGTGGGCGGCGGCAGCCGCCCGAAACCCGGCGAAATCACTCTCGCGCACCAGGGCGTGCTGTTCCTCGACGAGCTTCCGGAGTTCGATCGCAAGGTGCTCGAAGTGCTGCGCGAGCCGCTGGAAAGCGGCGAAATCGTCATCGCCCGCGCCAACGACAAAGTGCGCTTTCCCGCTCGCTTCCAACTGGTCGCCGCGATGAACCCCTGCCCCTGTGGATATCTCGGCGACCCCGGCGGGCGCTGCCGCTGCACCCCGGAACAGATCCAGCGCTATCGCAACAAACTCTCCGGCCCGCTGCTGGATCGCATCGACCTGCACCTGACCGTCGCCCGCGAAGCCACCGCCCTGGCGCCGCCCACCAGCAGTGGCCCCAGCAGCGCCGAAGCCGCCATCGAAGTCGCCCGGGCGCGGCGTCTGCAGCTCCAGCGCCAGGGCTGCGCGAATGCCTTTCTCGACCTCAATGGCCTGCGCCAGCACTGCGCCCTGGACAGCGCCGACCGCACCTGGCTGGAAGACGCCTGCGAGCGCCTCAACCTCTCCCTGCGCGCGGCCCACCGCATTCTGAAAGTCGCCCGCACCCTGGCCGACCTCGAATGCACGGAGCGAATCGCCCGCCATCACCTGGGAGAAGCCCTGCAATACCGACCGTCAACCCAGGCGTGAGCCGGAAATCAACAACCAAAACTATCAGACATATCTTATTCAAAAGTCTGGCTCTATTGATCGTGCTAGGATTGCGCGCCTTCCGCCCTTGGCGGCCATCCGATTAAAAGGAGAGCTAGCTCAATGGAGGCAATCAAGTCTTCGCCATCCACCCTCAACCCGCCGGTCTTTTTCGGCTCCGCAATCCTCATTATCGCCCTGGTGCTGTTCAGCACCCTCGCCCGTGACAAGGCGCAAGCACTGTTCGGTGAAATCCAGAACTGGATCGTGCTGAACGCCAGCTGGTTCTACGTGCTCAGCGTGGCGCTGATCCTCATCACCGTGCTCTTCCTCGCCGTCAGCCGTCTCGGCGACATCAAGCTGGGACCCGACCACAGCCAGCCCGACTACACCAACGGCACCTGGTTCGCCATGCTGTTCGCCGCCGGCATGGGCATCGGCCTGATGTTCTTCGGCGTCGCCGAACCCCTGATGCATTACATCAACCCGCCAGTGGGCGACCCCAACACTGTGGCCGCGGCGAAGGAAGCGATGAAGCTCACCTTCTTCCACTGGGGCCTGCATGCCTGGTCGATCTACGCCATCGTCGCGCTGATCCTGGCCTACTTCTGCTACCGCCACGACCTGCCCCTCACGCTGCGCTCGGCGCTCTACCCACTGATCGGCGATCGCATCTTCGGCCCCATCGGCCACGCTGTGGATATCTTCGCCATCCTCGGCACCGTGTTCGGCATCGCCACCTCGCTCGGCTACGGCGTGCTGCAGATCAACAGCGGCCTGCATCACCTGTTCGGCCTGCCGGTGGGCGTGCCGGTGCAGTTGGTGCTGATCGCCGTCACCTGCGCCCTCGCCACCCTTTCGGCGGCCAGCGGGCTGAACAAGGGCATCCGCGTGCTCTCCGAACTCAACCTCGCCCTGGCGGCGCTGCTGATGCTGCTGGTCCTGATCCTCGGCCCCACCGTGTTCCTGCTGCAGACTTTCGTGCAGAACACCGGCGGCTATCTCTCCGAGATCGTCAGCAAGACCTTCAACCTCTACGCCTACGAACCCACCGACTGGATCGGCGGCTGGACCCTGCTCTACTGGGGCTGGTGGCTGTCCTGGTCGCCGTTCGTGGGGCTGTTCTTCGCGCGCATCTCCCGTGGGCGCACCATCCGCGAATTCGTCTGCGGCGTACTCTTCGTCCCGGCCGGCTTCACCCTGCTGTGGATGACCATCTTCGGTGACACGGCCATCCACATGGTGCTGCAGCAGGGCGTGACCAGCCTGGTGGATACCGTCCGCGAGGACAGTTCGCTGGCCCTCTTCGCCTTCCTCGAACAATTCCCCTTCTCCACCCTGCTGTCGCTGATGGCGGTGATGATGGTGGTGGTGTTCTTCGTCACCTCCGCCGACTCCGGCGCCCTGGTGCTCGACATGCTGGCCTCCGGCGGGAAAGAGAACACGCCGCTCTGGCAGCGGCTGTTCTGGTCGATCCTCACAGGCGTGGTAGCCATGGCCCTGCTCCTGGCCGACGGACTCAAGGCCCTGCAGACCGCCACCATCGCCAGCGCCCTGCCCTTCGCCGTGGTGCTGCTGGCCGCCACCTGGGGACTGCTCAAGGCCCTGCGCCTGGACGCCACCAAGCGCGACATCCGCTACCAGGCGCTCAACCTCTCGCGCCCGGCCCAGCGCCAGGAAGGCGGCTGGCAGCGGCGCCTGCGCACCATCCTGATGTTCCCCCGCCGCGCCCACGTCACCCGCTTCATCGACGACGTGGTGCGCCCGGCCTGCGAGGAAGTAGCCGAGGAACTGCGCAAGCAGGGCTGCGAGGTGGAGCTGCAGAACGGCGAAGACGGCCGCTGCAAGCTGAGCGTCAGCCACGGCAATGAAGTGGACTTCTCCTATGAAGTGCGCCCCCGCGCCCTGCTCCTGCCCCGCTTCGCCGCCCGTGACAGCAGCGAGGAAAATGGCGACGCCCGCAAATACTTCCGCGCCGAAGTCCACCTGCGCGAAGGCGGTCAGGACTACGACGTGATGGGCTGGAGCCGCGACGAAGTCATCGGCGACCTCCTCGACCAGTACGAGAAGCACCTGCACTTTTTGCATGTGGTGCGCTGAGAAGCGCCCTGCCTGCTGTGGTCTCCCTCACCCCAACCCTCTCCCAAAGGGAGAGGAGCCGGGGCGGGCCGCGTTCGGAAGAGGGAAGCGTTGCCCCCGCACCGATCATCCCGAAACATTTATCCACAGCCCGGCGCTGCCTCACCGGCGCCGGGCTGCGATACTCGCCGCCTCGTTCACCGGAACCCGGCATGACCAGCCTCAACCTTGGCCCCCTCGCCATCCCGATGCAGCATGCGCTGCTCTATCTCGGCTTCTTCACCGCGCTGCTCGCCGGCTGGTTGGCTGGCCGCAAGCGCGGGGCCAACCCCGAGGGGGCGCTGTTCGCCATGCTGCTGGGCGGCCTGCTGGTCGCGCGATTGGCGTTCGTCGGCCAGTACGGGGAACAGTACGCCTCGGCACCACTCGCCCTGGTGGATATCCGCGACGGCGGCTTCCTGCTCTGGCCTGGCATCGTCACAGCCGCAGGGGTGGGATGCTTGCTCGCCAGGCGCAGGCCGATGCTGCGCCAGCCACTGGCGATCGCCCTACTGGTAGGAGGCAGCTTCTGGGGCGGCGGGCAGGCGATGGTCTCGGCGCTGGAACAGGGCCGCCAGCTACCGGAACTGAGCCTGATGGACCTGCAAGGTCGCAAAGTGGAGCTCCGCGAACTGGACGGCCGACCGCTGGTCATCAATCTCTGGGCCACGTGGTGCCCGCCCTGCCGCCGCGAGTTGCCGGTGCTGGAGGCCGCGCAAAAGGCCCATCCGGAGGTGCGTTTCCTGTTGGTGAACCAGGGCGAGCACGCCGAAGCCGTAACCCGCTACCTGTCCGAACAAGGGCTGGCTCCCAGCGGCGTTCTGCTGGACAGCGGCAATCGCCTGGGCCAGGCCACCGGCTCCTTCGGCCTGCCCACAACCCTCTTCTATGACGCGAATGGCCGGCAGCAGCGCAGCCATATGGGCGAGCTTTCCAGTGCGAGCCTGGTCCATGGCCTGCGCCAACTGGGTGAATCCGGCGAGCCTTGATCGATATCCGGCCCATTGGCGCCATCCGGCCAGAGCGCAGAGATTTTCAGCGACCTCCCCCTCCAGAACTCCCCACATTGACTCCACAAGAACTTCTCCAACTTCCGAACATCGACACTAGGAGTTTGCGAAGATCATTGTAGGAAATTACTTGCAAAGATTAATTCCCCCTTAATCTTTAATATTTCCCGTCCCTATTGATATCAGACAAGGCAAATAATCCTACAAGCCATCTTGTAGGAAAAACCCTACAGCCCTGGAGGAAGCATCTTTCCCGGCTAGCCGGACTGTCTTTATTGATACCCCTGCTGATTTCCTTAAAACTTTTCTGGCTCTTATGGAGTTCAATCCCGCAATACTCAATTAGCAAAAAGGAAGTCCAATCGTGTCTATCCAAATCAAAGGCATTCTCGCCGCCGCCGTAGCCGGCCTCATCGCCAGCGCCAATACCGCCATGGCTGCCGACGGCACCATCAACTTCACCGGTGATATCGTCGCCGCCTCCTGCAACATTACCGGCGGTGCCGGCACCAACGTCGGTGGCAGCAAGGGCAACCAGACCATCGACGTCAACCTCGGCAAGGTCTCCATCGACGCCCTGGGCAGCACCGCTGGCGGCGGCATCGCGGGCGGTACCAACATCAACATGAACCTGGACTGCGGCAGCACCGGTACCGGCCTGACCACCGTCAAGGTCAAGTTCGACCCGAAATCCGGCTCCGGCATTGACACCACCAACGTCAGCCTGCTGAAAACCACCGGTACCGCCACGGGCGTCGGCATCGGCATCTACGACGACAGCGGCAAGCTGCTGAACCTGTCGGCCAACGAAACCTTCGATGCGCCGCTGATCAAGGAAGGCACCGACCCGGACTTCACCTACAAGGCCGAGCTGAACCTGCGCGCCGGTTACGTGAAGTCCGGCACCGCCAAGCCTACAGCAGGTACTGCCAACGGCACCCTGCCCTTCACCCTGACTTACAACTAAGTCCTGCCAAGGCGGAGGGGTATTTCATACCCCTCCCTTCCAGACGCGAGCTCATCATGAAACCTGTACTGTCTTCCAGAATTCTCTGGGCCGGCATCCTGTTGCTGTCTTCCGGCCTGGCCAGCGCCGGGATCACCCTCGGCGGCACCCGGGTAGTTCTGCAGGCCCCCGCGAAGGAGGCGTCGATCCTGGTGAAGAACCAGGCGCCACAGGACGTCATGGTTCAGTCCTGGATGGAGGCCGAAAATGGCAACGGCACCCAGGATGTTCCCTTCGCCATTACCCCGCCCCTCAGCCGGCTGGGGGCCAACAAGCAGCAGACGCTGCGCGTCCTCTTTCAAGGCCAGGGCCTGCCCACCGACCGGGAGTCCGTGTTCCGCCTGAGCGTCCAGGAGATCCCGCAGAGGGCCAAGTCGGACAACAGCCTGCAGATCGCACTGCGCCAGCGCATCAAGGTCTTCTACCGCCCGGCCGACCTGCCGGGAACCGCAGCGGATGCACCCAAGGAACTGAAGTGGCGCCTGCTCCGCCAGGGCGGCAAGGCCGTCATGGAAGTGACCAACAACTCCGCATTCCATGTGTCCCTGGCCGATGTGAAGTTGCAGAACGGCAGCAAGTCCTACGCCGTATCGGCCGATATGGTTCCGCCAAAGTCGAGCCGTCAATTCGATATCAAGGGACTTTCCGCCGATGCCGCAAGTAGCGGCATGAAAATCGAGTTTGAAAACGTCAACGATTTCGGCGGACTCGATAAGAACTCCAGCCCCCTGATCAACTGATCAATACCCACACGAGGCAGTCGACTCAAGACTGCCTTCACCAAGGACAGGTCTCTTTCCAAGCAACGCTGGGAAACTAACCCAAGGAACAAACTCGTGGCCATTTTCCGGAAAAAGTTCAACTTCAAAATTGCCGCTTATTCCGGGCCATCCTGTTTCATGGCTCTGGGACTGGCACTTCCCCATATTGCCCACGCCGTGGAATTCAACGACGAATTCCTGATCAAGAATGGCGACGGCCCGGTCGAACTCAAGTATTTCGAGCAGGGCAGCGCGGTACCGCCTGGCTCATACAACGTCGACATCTACCTGAACCAGTCGATGATCCGCCGCCAGGACGTCAACTTCAGCGCCAGCCCCGAGACCGGCGAAGTCCGCGCGGTAATCCAGGTCGGCCTGCTCAGGGACCTGGGCGTCGATGTACCCCGGCTGATGCGGGACAACCTCATCCCGGCCAACCTGGACAACAACACGCCACTGAACATCACCGAGCTGATTCCCGGCGCCTCGGTGGAGTTCGACGTCAACAACCTGGCCCTGCTGGTCAGCGTGCCGCAGATGTACGTCAAGCGGCATGCCCAGGGCTATGTCGACCCGTCCCTCTGGGACGATGGCGTCACCGCCCTCTTCACCAACTACCAGGCCAACTTCAACCGCAACACCAACCGGGGCCAGACCAGCGACTACCGCTACCTCGGCTTGCGCAACGGCTTCAACCTGCTGGGCTGGCGCCTGCGCAACGACTCGTCCCTCAGCGGCGGAACCGGCATGCGCAACAAATTCACCAGCAGCCGCACCTACGTCGAGCGCGATATCCGTCGCCTGAAGGGCACCCTGGCCCTGGGCGAGCTCTACACCCAAGGCGAGATCTTCGACAGCGTGCGCATGCGCGGCGTGCAACTGCAGTCTGACATCGGCATGCAACCCGACAACGAGATCGGCTACGCGCCGGTGGTGCGCGGCATCGCCGAAACCAACGCAACGGTGGAAGTGAGCCAGAACGGCTACGTGATCTACTCCACCAGCGTCTCGCCGGGCGCCTTCGAGATCACCGACATCTACCCCAGCGGCTCCAATGGTGACCTGGAGATCAAGATCATCGAGGCCGACGGGCGCCAGCGCACCTTCAAGCAGTCCTACTCCTACCTGCCGGTGATGACCCGCAAAGGCAGCCTGCGCTACAGCATGTCCGCCGGCGAGTACCGCACCGACGGCCAGCCCTCCCCCAAGTTGGTGCAGGGCACGGCGGTCTACGGCATGACCGACAACGTCACCGGCTACGGCGGCCTGCTCGCGGCGGAGAAGTACAACGCGGTCAACGCCGGCGTGGGCCTCAACACACCCATTGGCGGCATGTCGGGGGATATCACCCACAGCCAGTCCGATACCCGGCGGGACGGCAGGAACCAGGGGCAGAGCGTGCGCTTCCTCTACTCCAAGACCATCAACGCCACCGACACCAACTTCACCATGGTGGGTTACCGCTACTCCACCGAGGGCTACCGCACCCTCAGCCAGCATGTGGAGGACCTGTCCAGCCAGGACTTCCTCAACAGCCTCAGCCTCGGACGGCAGAAAAGCCGCCTCGACCTGACGGTGAACCAGACCCTGTTCCGCCGCAGCTCGGTCTACCTCAGCGCTGGCGAAACCACTTACTGGAACCGCCAGGGCAGCACCCGCCGCTGGCAGTTCGGCTACAGCAGCAGCGTCAAGGACGCCAGCTACAGCCTGGCCGTTTCCCGCACCCAGGACACCGGCCCGATCGGCCAGTCGGATACCCAGTTCACCGCGTCCATCAGCATCCCCCTGGGCAGCAGCAGCCGCTCCCACCGGGTCTATGCCAACGCCATTTCCTCCCAGCATGGCGACTCCAGCCTGCAGAGCGGCGTGTCCGGGTATCTGGACGAGCAGAACACGGTCAACTACTCCGCCCAGGCCGGCCACAGCAAGGACAACGGCAGCTCCGGCAGCGTCGGCCTGGGCTGGGATACCGCCACCGCCAAGCTGAGCGCCAACTACAGCCAGGGACGGGACAACAAGCACGTGGACCTGGGCGCCTCCGGTGCCATGGTGCTGCACAGCGGCGGCGTCACGTTCGGCCAGCCGGTGGGGGAGACCTTCGCCCTGGTGGAAGTGCCCGACGTCGGAGGAGTGGGCATCGAAGGCTACGGCTCGGTCCGCACCGACGGCCGCGGCTACGCCGTGGTGCCCTACATGCAACCCTACCGCTATAACTGGGTGAACCTGGATACCGCTACCTTCGGCACCGACACCGAGATCAGCGAAAGCTCACAAATGCTGGTGCCCACCCGCGGCGCCGTAGTCCGCAAGCGCTTCACCGCTGAAACCGGCCGCCGCGTTCAGTTCGACCTGAACCTGGACGCTGGCGAAAAAGTCCCCTTCGGCGCCCAAGCCTACGACGACAAGGAGAAGGTCGTCGGCATGGTGGACAACCTCTCCCGCCTGCTGGTGTTCGGTATCGCCGACCAGGGCCGCCTCCTCATCCGCTGGAGCGAAGGCAGCTGCGTGGCCAATTACCAACTGCCTCCGAAGAACAAGGACCTCGCCTATGAACGCGTCGCACTCGCCTGTCGCAAGCCCTCCGCCTGAGCGGTTCGGCCCCAACCCGCACCTTCAGAGCCATCGGCATACCCCCACGTACAGACACCAGATTGCCAGCCGCAAAGTCTCTCCACGACTGATCCTTGCCGCGTTGGCACTCTTCTGCGGCGCCGGGCAAGCCCTGGCTGGCGATTGCACGCTTGCTTCCGGTAAGCCGACCGAGCAGTTCCTGGGAGCATTTCCCGCCAGTGTCACGCTGAAAGCGGCGAACATAGGCCAAGTCATGGCAGAGTTCACTCAACCCTTCGGCACGAGCCACAGCTGGGAGTGCTGGGTAGCCACTTTTGGCATGAAGGCAATC contains the following coding sequences:
- a CDS encoding TlpA disulfide reductase family protein produces the protein MTSLNLGPLAIPMQHALLYLGFFTALLAGWLAGRKRGANPEGALFAMLLGGLLVARLAFVGQYGEQYASAPLALVDIRDGGFLLWPGIVTAAGVGCLLARRRPMLRQPLAIALLVGGSFWGGGQAMVSALEQGRQLPELSLMDLQGRKVELRELDGRPLVINLWATWCPPCRRELPVLEAAQKAHPEVRFLLVNQGEHAEAVTRYLSEQGLAPSGVLLDSGNRLGQATGSFGLPTTLFYDANGRQQRSHMGELSSASLVHGLRQLGESGEP
- a CDS encoding YifB family Mg chelatase-like AAA ATPase; the protein is MSLAIVHSRAQVGVEAPAVTVEAHLANGLPSLALVGLPETAVKESKDRVRSAIQNSGFDFPPRRITLNLAPADLPKDGGRFDLAIALGVLAASGQLPGAALEDVECLGELALSGALRPVQGVLPAALAARAAGRTLVVPRENAEEASLASGLKVLAAGHLLELTAHFAGHTPLAPYEPQGLLQDRPPYPDLAEVQGQVAAKRALLVAAAGSHNLLFCGPPGTGKTLLASRLPGLLPPLEEDEALEVAAIHSVASHAPLRTWPPRPFRHPHHSASGAALVGGGSRPKPGEITLAHQGVLFLDELPEFDRKVLEVLREPLESGEIVIARANDKVRFPARFQLVAAMNPCPCGYLGDPGGRCRCTPEQIQRYRNKLSGPLLDRIDLHLTVAREATALAPPTSSGPSSAEAAIEVARARRLQLQRQGCANAFLDLNGLRQHCALDSADRTWLEDACERLNLSLRAAHRILKVARTLADLECTERIARHHLGEALQYRPSTQA
- the betT gene encoding choline BCCT transporter BetT, giving the protein MEAIKSSPSTLNPPVFFGSAILIIALVLFSTLARDKAQALFGEIQNWIVLNASWFYVLSVALILITVLFLAVSRLGDIKLGPDHSQPDYTNGTWFAMLFAAGMGIGLMFFGVAEPLMHYINPPVGDPNTVAAAKEAMKLTFFHWGLHAWSIYAIVALILAYFCYRHDLPLTLRSALYPLIGDRIFGPIGHAVDIFAILGTVFGIATSLGYGVLQINSGLHHLFGLPVGVPVQLVLIAVTCALATLSAASGLNKGIRVLSELNLALAALLMLLVLILGPTVFLLQTFVQNTGGYLSEIVSKTFNLYAYEPTDWIGGWTLLYWGWWLSWSPFVGLFFARISRGRTIREFVCGVLFVPAGFTLLWMTIFGDTAIHMVLQQGVTSLVDTVREDSSLALFAFLEQFPFSTLLSLMAVMMVVVFFVTSADSGALVLDMLASGGKENTPLWQRLFWSILTGVVAMALLLADGLKALQTATIASALPFAVVLLAATWGLLKALRLDATKRDIRYQALNLSRPAQRQEGGWQRRLRTILMFPRRAHVTRFIDDVVRPACEEVAEELRKQGCEVELQNGEDGRCKLSVSHGNEVDFSYEVRPRALLLPRFAARDSSEENGDARKYFRAEVHLREGGQDYDVMGWSRDEVIGDLLDQYEKHLHFLHVVR
- a CDS encoding fimbria/pilus outer membrane usher protein, whose amino-acid sequence is MAIFRKKFNFKIAAYSGPSCFMALGLALPHIAHAVEFNDEFLIKNGDGPVELKYFEQGSAVPPGSYNVDIYLNQSMIRRQDVNFSASPETGEVRAVIQVGLLRDLGVDVPRLMRDNLIPANLDNNTPLNITELIPGASVEFDVNNLALLVSVPQMYVKRHAQGYVDPSLWDDGVTALFTNYQANFNRNTNRGQTSDYRYLGLRNGFNLLGWRLRNDSSLSGGTGMRNKFTSSRTYVERDIRRLKGTLALGELYTQGEIFDSVRMRGVQLQSDIGMQPDNEIGYAPVVRGIAETNATVEVSQNGYVIYSTSVSPGAFEITDIYPSGSNGDLEIKIIEADGRQRTFKQSYSYLPVMTRKGSLRYSMSAGEYRTDGQPSPKLVQGTAVYGMTDNVTGYGGLLAAEKYNAVNAGVGLNTPIGGMSGDITHSQSDTRRDGRNQGQSVRFLYSKTINATDTNFTMVGYRYSTEGYRTLSQHVEDLSSQDFLNSLSLGRQKSRLDLTVNQTLFRRSSVYLSAGETTYWNRQGSTRRWQFGYSSSVKDASYSLAVSRTQDTGPIGQSDTQFTASISIPLGSSSRSHRVYANAISSQHGDSSLQSGVSGYLDEQNTVNYSAQAGHSKDNGSSGSVGLGWDTATAKLSANYSQGRDNKHVDLGASGAMVLHSGGVTFGQPVGETFALVEVPDVGGVGIEGYGSVRTDGRGYAVVPYMQPYRYNWVNLDTATFGTDTEISESSQMLVPTRGAVVRKRFTAETGRRVQFDLNLDAGEKVPFGAQAYDDKEKVVGMVDNLSRLLVFGIADQGRLLIRWSEGSCVANYQLPPKNKDLAYERVALACRKPSA
- a CDS encoding fimbrial protein gives rise to the protein MSIQIKGILAAAVAGLIASANTAMAADGTINFTGDIVAASCNITGGAGTNVGGSKGNQTIDVNLGKVSIDALGSTAGGGIAGGTNINMNLDCGSTGTGLTTVKVKFDPKSGSGIDTTNVSLLKTTGTATGVGIGIYDDSGKLLNLSANETFDAPLIKEGTDPDFTYKAELNLRAGYVKSGTAKPTAGTANGTLPFTLTYN
- a CDS encoding molecular chaperone, whose amino-acid sequence is MKPVLSSRILWAGILLLSSGLASAGITLGGTRVVLQAPAKEASILVKNQAPQDVMVQSWMEAENGNGTQDVPFAITPPLSRLGANKQQTLRVLFQGQGLPTDRESVFRLSVQEIPQRAKSDNSLQIALRQRIKVFYRPADLPGTAADAPKELKWRLLRQGGKAVMEVTNNSAFHVSLADVKLQNGSKSYAVSADMVPPKSSRQFDIKGLSADAASSGMKIEFENVNDFGGLDKNSSPLIN